One genomic window of Glycine soja cultivar W05 chromosome 9, ASM419377v2, whole genome shotgun sequence includes the following:
- the LOC114368147 gene encoding uncharacterized protein LOC114368147, with translation MNYSLLERTCCALAWAAHCLRQYMLSYTTWLVFKMNLVKYILKKPALTGRIARWQVFLLEFNIIYLTHKTIKGSTLADYLAQQPINDYQPMHPKFPDKGIMALFEEEVEDEDRDKWVVWFDSAYNALGHGIGVVLVSPDKQCLPFTTRLCFDCTNNMAKYEACALGIRATIDFRVKLLKVYGDSTLVIHQLKGEWETRDYKLVPYQAYIRELMKPFDDISFHHIPREENQMADTLATLSSMFKVSPHGDFPCIDIRCRVKPTHCCLIEEEEDGKTWYFNIKRYIKDKEYPPKASNNDKRTLRRLAANFLLSGNVLYKRNQDMVLLRCANAKEAEQILLEVHEGSFGTHANGHGLKDFEGGILLAHYGEQLLCSREEMSNLH, from the coding sequence ATGAACTACTCGTTGCTagaaaggacatgttgtgccTTAGCGTGGGCAGCTCACTGTTTGAGGCAGTATATGTTGAGTTACACTACTTGGTTGGTGTTTAAAATGAATCTCGTCAAGTACATCTTAAAAAAACCCGCTCTTACTGGGAGAATAGCTCGGTGGCAGGTCTTCTTGTTAGAATTCAATATCATCTACCTCACTCATAAGACAATAAAAGGGAGCACCTTAGCAGATTATCTAGCTCAGCAACCCATAAACGATTATCAACCTATGCATCCAAAATTCCCTGACAAGGGTATTATGGCCCTGTTTGAGGAGGAGGTTGAAGATGAAGACAGAGATAAGTGGGTTGTGTGGTTTGACAGTGCGTATAATGCATTAGGTCATGGAATTGGGGTGGTGTTGGTTTCGCCGGACAAACAATGTTTGCCTTTCACGACTAGGTTGTGTTTCGATTGTACAAACAATATGGCAAAGTACGAGGCATGCGCCCTAGGGATCCGAGCGACGATTGACTTTAGGGTCAAGTTGCTCAAAGTATATGGGGACTCGACGTTGGTAATTCATCAGTTGAAAGGTGAATGGGAAACCAGAGACTACAAGTTGGTGCCTTACCAGGCTTACATTAGGGAATTGATGAAACCCTTTGATGACATATCATTTCATCACATTCCTAGAGAGGAAAACCAGATGGCCGACACCCTTGCCACTCTATCGTCCATGTTCAAAGTAAGCCCTCACGGAGATTTTCCATGCATCGACATTAGATGTCGTGTTAAGCCTACACACTGCTGTTtgatagaagaagaagaggatggTAAAACTTGGTACTTCAATATCAAACGATACATTAAGGACAAGGAATACCCACCTAAGGCCTCTAACAATGACAAGAGGACATTACGGAGGTTGGCAGCCAATTTCCTTCTGAGTGGGAATgtcttatataaaagaaaccaagATATGGTGTTGCTTCGATGTGCGAATGCAAAAGAGGCCGAACAAATACTATTGGAGGTGCATGAGGGATCCTTTGGTACCCATGCCAATGGACATGGCTTGAAAGATTTTGAGGGCGggatattactggctcactatggagaaCAGTTGTTGTGTTCACGTGAGGAAATGTCAAACCTTCACTGA
- the LOC114425433 gene encoding gamma-soluble NSF attachment protein-like, producing the protein MAASDPNKLMAKADKQTRLSLTRWSADWKSATVLYEQAANGFRVAKDYENAKIAYEKASKGQEMLSSPWDAAKHMESAAALAKDLRHWQEVVDFYRRASELYMECGRPQPASDALAKGARALEDSMSEEAIQLYTDACTILEDDGREQMAFDLYRAATNVYIKLEKYTDAASFMLRLGLAADKCNATNSQCKAYLNAIVIYLYAHDFIQAEKCYNDCSQIDAFLRSDQNRCASKLLAAYRDGDVEEIKRIAQSSVISHLDHVIVKLARKLPTGDVSALKAEDEEEALDENDLT; encoded by the exons ATGGCTGCTTCTGATCCCAACAAGTTGATGGCCAAAGCTGATAAACA AACAAGACTCAGTCTCACGAGGTGGAGTGCGGATTGGAAAAGTGCTACTGTTCTATATGAGCAGGCAG CTAATGGGTTTAGAGTTGCCAAGGACTATGAGAATGCCAAAATAGCATATGAGAAAGCTTCGAAAGGACAAGAGATGCTTTCTTC ACCTTGGGATGCAGCTAAGCACATGGAATCTGCTGCTGCTCTAGCGAAGGATCTAAGACACTGGCAAGAAGTTGTGGACTTCTATCGAAGGGCATCTGAATTGTATATGGAGTGTGGGAGACCCCAACCTGCATCAGACGCTCTTGCAAAGGGAGCCCG TGCTCTGGAAGATAGTATGTCTGAAGAAGCTATTCAGTTATATACAGATGCTTGTACAATTCTTGAAGATGATGGAAGAGAACAAATGGCCTTTGATCTTTATCGTGCTGCCACTAATGTTTATATAAAACTTGAAAA ATATACAGATGCAGCATCTTTCATGTTGAGATTGGGCTTGGCAGCTGACAAGTGTAATGCTACCAATAGCCAGTGCAAG GCATATCTTAATGCAATTGTTATCTACCTTTATGCCCATGACTTTATCCAAGCTGAGAAGTGTTATAATGACTGTTCTCA GATTGATGCTTTTCTGAGAAGTGACCAGAATCGTTGTGCTAGCAAGCTACTTGCTGCCTACAGAGATGGAGATGTTGAAGAAATCAAACGTATTGCGCAGTCAAGTGTTATTTCACATCTTGACCATGTG ATCGTTAAGCTTGCGAGGAAACTTCCAACCGGTGATGTGAGTGCATTGAAGGCTGAAGATGAAGAGGAGGCACTCGATGAAAATGACCTCACTTAA